One region of Priestia megaterium genomic DNA includes:
- the rbsC gene encoding ribose ABC transporter permease RbsC, with amino-acid sequence MKAKTAIKENRVDNVMQKLGPLLGLFILIVIVSILNPSFLEPLNILNLLRQVAINALIAFGMTFVILTGGIDLSVGSILALSSALMAGMIVSGVDPILAILIGCVLGAVMGMVNGLLITKGKMAPFIATLATMTIFRGLTLVYTDGNPITGLGENYYFQLFGRGYFLGIPVPAITMVLAFAVLWVILHKTPFGRRTYAIGGNEKAAFISGIKVPKVKVMIYSLAGLLAALSGAILTSRLNSAQPTAGTSYELDAIAAVVLGGTSLSGGRGRIVGTLIGALIIGTLNNGLNLLGVSSFYQMVVKGIVILIAVLIDRKKSA; translated from the coding sequence ATGAAAGCAAAAACAGCGATAAAAGAAAATCGCGTTGATAACGTGATGCAAAAGCTAGGTCCGTTACTAGGTTTATTTATTCTTATTGTCATTGTATCGATTTTAAATCCAAGCTTTTTAGAACCTTTAAATATTTTAAACTTGCTGCGTCAAGTGGCTATTAATGCTTTAATTGCATTCGGTATGACATTTGTTATTTTAACAGGGGGAATTGATTTATCCGTGGGCTCTATACTTGCTCTATCAAGTGCGTTAATGGCAGGTATGATTGTGTCAGGTGTAGATCCTATTTTAGCTATTTTAATAGGATGTGTGTTAGGAGCTGTAATGGGTATGGTTAACGGCTTACTTATTACAAAAGGAAAAATGGCGCCGTTTATTGCGACGCTAGCGACGATGACAATTTTTAGAGGATTAACGCTTGTTTATACAGATGGAAATCCGATTACGGGCTTAGGCGAAAACTATTACTTCCAGTTATTTGGCCGAGGCTATTTCCTAGGTATTCCTGTTCCAGCGATTACGATGGTACTAGCGTTTGCTGTCCTATGGGTGATTTTGCATAAAACACCGTTTGGCCGTAGAACATATGCAATCGGTGGAAATGAAAAAGCAGCATTTATTTCAGGAATCAAAGTTCCGAAAGTTAAGGTTATGATTTACTCACTAGCAGGATTATTGGCAGCGCTATCAGGAGCGATTTTGACTTCTCGCCTGAATTCTGCTCAGCCAACGGCAGGTACGTCTTACGAGTTAGATGCTATCGCCGCAGTAGTACTGGGTGGCACAAGCCTTTCCGGAGGACGTGGACGCATTGTTGGAACGTTAATTGGTGCGCTGATTATCGGAACATTAAACAACGGTTTGAACTTACTCGGCGTTTCGTCGTTTTACCAAATGGTCGTAAAAGGAATTGTTATTTTAATTGCGGTATTAATTGATCGCAAAAAGTCAGCTTAG
- a CDS encoding 3D domain-containing protein produces the protein MKIFKRMTLAAVTGIFFMTGITETHAQSNEEALQTTENKIKETEKAVQQKEKEKQSINSDVQNIQSQLNSLHTVISSNKKELASTEKQISEANKMIEKKKKEIVLLQEKVLSRKDIIENRLVALQQDDKTSVVIDTLMNADNFGDFVARMGAVTTLLSADNDILKQHQNDLDQIEKDKKEIDKQEKVLEAAKSSLAAKQAELDKNVAKQTATLTTMQEKYSTVVNEIDAASSEKANLQSELTGIQDKIAKEKEAAQKQAEQVAKQQAAEKAEADAEAKRQAELATAKKEVKTEPKQEVKTAAATEKKAAVSSEAKETKKEESTQKHSGKEMYVEATAYTANCAGCSGVTATGQNVSSGTHKIIAVDPSVIPLGSKVYVEGYGVATAGDTGGAIKGYRIDVLVPSESAAKAFGRRTVKVTVLN, from the coding sequence ATGAAAATTTTTAAGCGTATGACTCTTGCAGCAGTCACAGGAATTTTCTTCATGACCGGCATTACAGAGACTCACGCCCAATCGAATGAAGAAGCGCTCCAGACTACTGAAAATAAAATTAAAGAAACAGAAAAGGCTGTTCAACAAAAAGAGAAAGAGAAACAGTCTATCAATTCAGATGTTCAAAACATACAGTCACAATTAAATTCATTACATACAGTAATCTCTAGCAATAAAAAAGAGTTAGCATCGACTGAAAAGCAGATTTCAGAAGCGAACAAAATGATTGAGAAAAAGAAAAAAGAGATCGTTTTGCTTCAGGAAAAAGTGTTAAGTCGTAAAGATATTATTGAAAATCGATTAGTTGCTTTACAGCAGGACGATAAAACAAGCGTTGTTATTGATACATTAATGAATGCTGATAACTTTGGAGATTTTGTTGCACGTATGGGTGCGGTCACAACTTTATTGTCAGCAGATAATGATATTTTAAAGCAGCATCAAAATGACTTAGATCAAATTGAAAAAGATAAAAAAGAAATTGATAAGCAAGAAAAAGTATTAGAAGCAGCAAAAAGTAGCCTAGCGGCTAAACAAGCTGAATTAGATAAAAACGTTGCGAAACAAACAGCAACGTTAACAACTATGCAAGAAAAATACAGTACGGTCGTAAATGAAATTGATGCAGCTTCTTCAGAAAAAGCAAATCTTCAGTCTGAACTAACAGGCATTCAAGATAAGATTGCAAAAGAAAAAGAAGCAGCTCAAAAGCAAGCTGAGCAAGTGGCAAAACAGCAGGCGGCTGAAAAGGCTGAGGCTGATGCAGAAGCAAAGCGTCAAGCTGAATTAGCAACAGCTAAAAAAGAAGTAAAAACAGAGCCGAAACAAGAAGTAAAAACAGCTGCGGCTACAGAGAAGAAAGCAGCCGTTTCTTCAGAAGCAAAAGAAACGAAAAAAGAAGAAAGCACACAAAAGCATTCTGGAAAAGAAATGTATGTAGAAGCAACAGCTTATACAGCTAATTGTGCAGGCTGCAGCGGCGTAACAGCCACTGGACAAAATGTAAGTTCAGGCACTCATAAAATTATTGCGGTAGATCCATCCGTTATTCCATTAGGTTCAAAAGTATATGTAGAAGGATACGGAGTGGCAACAGCAGGTGATACGGGCGGTGCGATTAAAGGATATCGAATTGACGTATTAGTACCTTCTGAGTCAGCTGCAAAAGCATTCGGACGTCGTACAGTGAAAGTAACGGTGCTAAACTAA
- the rbsB gene encoding ribose ABC transporter substrate-binding protein RbsB, whose translation MKKIWLVLLSFSLLLLGACSLQPPEWAKPSESKNLKDIKIGLSVSTLNNPFFVSLKEGVQKEAKKLGMEVVVVDAQNDSAKQINDVEDLMQQGVNILLINPTDSAAISTAVQSANNVGIPVITLDRSAEKGKVETLVASDNVKGGQMAADYIVKKVGKKAQVAELEGVPGASATRERGKGFHNVADQKLDITAKQSADFDRTKGLNVMENVLQGNPGIKAVFAHNDEMALGAIQAINSSGKDVLVVGFDGNDDAIKAVKEGKLGATVAQQPVLIGKLAVKSAKNVLQGKKVDKQIPVPLKLVTSEK comes from the coding sequence ATGAAGAAAATTTGGCTCGTGCTATTATCATTTTCATTATTACTGTTAGGGGCTTGTTCACTTCAGCCTCCTGAGTGGGCGAAACCATCTGAAAGTAAAAATTTAAAAGATATTAAAATTGGTTTATCCGTGTCTACATTAAACAATCCGTTCTTTGTTTCCCTAAAAGAAGGAGTACAAAAAGAAGCAAAAAAACTGGGCATGGAAGTAGTTGTAGTAGATGCTCAAAATGATTCAGCAAAACAAATTAACGATGTAGAAGATTTAATGCAGCAAGGTGTTAACATTCTGCTTATTAACCCAACGGATTCAGCCGCTATTTCAACAGCTGTACAATCGGCTAATAATGTAGGCATCCCAGTTATTACGCTAGATCGTTCAGCAGAAAAAGGAAAAGTGGAAACACTGGTAGCTTCAGATAATGTAAAAGGTGGTCAAATGGCTGCTGATTACATTGTAAAAAAAGTAGGTAAAAAAGCTCAGGTAGCAGAACTTGAAGGCGTGCCCGGAGCTTCAGCAACTCGTGAACGAGGAAAAGGGTTCCACAACGTTGCAGATCAAAAGCTAGATATTACGGCTAAACAGTCAGCTGATTTTGACCGTACAAAAGGCTTAAACGTTATGGAGAATGTTCTTCAAGGAAACCCTGGTATCAAAGCCGTATTTGCTCACAATGATGAAATGGCATTAGGAGCTATTCAAGCGATTAACAGCTCAGGAAAAGATGTATTAGTAGTAGGGTTTGATGGAAACGACGATGCAATTAAAGCAGTAAAAGAAGGGAAACTAGGCGCAACTGTAGCCCAGCAGCCTGTTTTAATTGGTAAACTTGCCGTAAAGTCTGCTAAAAATGTTCTTCAAGGCAAAAAAGTAGATAAGCAAATTCCAGTGCCTTTAAAACTAGTAACCTCTGAAAAATAA